One Hippoglossus stenolepis isolate QCI-W04-F060 chromosome 6, HSTE1.2, whole genome shotgun sequence genomic window, tagtagtgtgtgtgagagagagtctactggtgtgtgtgaggccaAGAATTAATTATCCCTCGTAGGGCCTCTCAAAGATTCTTGCTGTTCAGTGTTCGTACTCTCACGGTTGAATGCAattattggaagtcgctttggataaaagcgtcatcTAAAtcatatgtaatgtaatataatgtattgTAATGCTCAGGTTCCCCTTCATTATTAAACACCACTGAGTTGATAAAGTGACAGTAAGACTGTTGTGTACTGAATGTAGAAATCACCTGAAGCAACATTGAACTTCTGTTTGTGAGGCAGAACTCTGAAGAGGAAGTATACATCCCTTTATTTCTCAAGATGTGTGAAACATGCTGAGGTGTGACCAAATGGAACTTTCAAGtcatgacattttattgaaagttgttattatttattcagcTTTACTCTGACAGAAAAAAGCCAGCATTGACTTTGAAAGGCTCTGATTTTCTGTTTACCTTTGCTATGTAACCCTTacagttattaataataataataataataatcatttatataacacttctcaaaacaaagttaaaaagtgctgcacaaataAAAGACATACAAGTAAAAAtagttataaaaaaataatcacaataacagaataaataaatgaatcaaaacTCTGAAATTACAATCAaccattacaataataaaaaatagaatTGGCGTGACagtaaaaaatatctgaaaaaggATTATATCTAGCTCAGTTCAGGCAGTTAGATAGTTTGAAAGTAAATCTGTAATTTTCATGAAACCACATAAACAAAAGCTAATCACCAGGGCGTTTCCTACCAGGACATAAACCAGTGTTGTGGTCCAGAAAGCAAACATATACACAGTTTTGTCACAGTAGGCCACTGAAGCCATGACAGGTTGTGCTTGTGAGGCGTTCAGGTGCTGTCTGTTTGTCTTATTGCTGATGTTGTCGAGGAACAAAGTTTGAATCAGCTTCCTTACGGTCTGGTTGTTGTAGACGATCCGGGTGTGGTTCAGGTTTGAAAGGCTCTGGTTCTCCAGCGGGAGGTCGACCTTGTTGTCAGGTGTGGGAGGAGCGTAGACACTGTTGTTGACTCTGTTTGGGTCGGGGATGTTCTTCTCATAGTTGGGTGGAAACACTGAATAAATCTGGAAACTCCCTGAGGACAGCAGGGGACAGAATGACTAAATGAAGGGATGGATCACAGTCAACGCATTCTCAAGTGTCACTTACCATAGAGGAACCAGATGAAGACAAAGAGGAGCAGGCTGATGATGCACACAGTCCAAAGGGTATTGCGCGGCGCTGCTGGACAGAGGAGCTTTGGCAAAGCAAACAGGCCTATCACCAGCAGGGCTGATATCCCACACACCATCACATACACTGGGATACCTGGTGCTGCTGGACACTCAAACATGTACACTGCACCTGTTTACAAAAAGTTTTATTACAAATATGTAAGTAGAGTGGCGTCATTTATTGATTGGATATGGAAATCTAGTCACTTGATTTGACCttaattttagttttgtatGCAAACAATGTATCACAATATTAGAAATGTACAATCACTGAATTCATTGTCATATAATTTTAAGTGTTACCACAACATTGCCATGATGAATTAATCAAATTGTGCTAACATTTTATCATGTCAAGATTTTAATGCATTTCTAGTAAAACAAAATTCTGGCCTTTTTCATTGGTGATTTTAATAATAATCTCTATAATGTCTTAAGATCAGGTTATAACACTGTTGGagccattttattttagaacaaGTTTGACTATAGCTGACCAGCTGAGACTTATACTAGCCAGTGACGTCACACACAGCGGAATGAGGTTAATGAAACCAGGTGTGCGACGAGAGACAAAGACGCAGtagagaaacagtttttcaaccGCACGCTCCTAAGTTTGTTGATTTTCGTTAATTACCGTTTGTTATTTTGCTACTTTGGACTCAGACATTATTTAATTACCTCATGCCACCTCATATACACACATCACACCACACGCAAGCATTCATCCACCTCGTCTCTGCAACGGGACCCGCAAGCAATTCAACTCACGGTAAGAAGACAATAAACATGTGCGTGTTGGAAGTCTCGTATGGCGTCTGACTGGCTTTAATATGAAAAGGAGGAACGGAAGCCAGAACAAACACCTAACTGGCTgaaacaaaccaatcagaggacACTATTCCGCTGCTGCGACAGTAATTTTTAACTTCATCAATACCTTAACACTAAACCTCCAGGTATGTTAAATTATGGAATCAATGTACTATCAGTTATCATTCCTCAGACTTAATTGTTAATTGCAACAGAAATGACTGTATTCTGCTTTTCTCCAGTGGCTCTTTCCTTCAcaccaaataaataataaatactgaacAGTCAGGGGGCATCATAGTCATTGTTTAACTGTAAGGGAGGCATGTGTTTCCACAGCTGTACATACTAATCTATTCagcattaaaggtccagtgtgtaagatttaggtgaaagggatctacaggcagaaattgaatataaaataatcctagtgatgttttaactagtgtgttttatctaattgtacaaattgttgttttctttaccctagaataggtcctttatatttaaatacgtTATATTTAtatcgggagcgggtcctctctacggaggccaccatgttttttacagtagtctaaactggacaaactaaacatcttttgagtttttatgacaactttATGACAACctgctaccacaggttctctttcatgtttggaaggggagggtgaggggaggcatatttagctgcaacatgcaacttcagcactaaattctacacactgaaccttaaatGGGGTGGAAATTTCAATTCAAGTAAACttaacttattaaaatgttgtattattgcacagattttaaaaatgtatccaaCGTGTATACAGAGTTTTACTGAATATGAGCTGTTGTTGCCCTTTGCCCTATACAAATGTTTAAACATGTTGAGCaggaaaaaagattttaaaacattaaaaccttGCTAACGTTCCCCGCCACAGTTCAAGGTTTCTATAACTATAATATTCTCAAAATGTTCATCTATGAACAGAAATGGCCCACTTACCTAGAGTGATCTGGGCAACTGGGAAAGCTGTTGAAATAGAAAGGAGGCAAAGAGAAGATTCATATTCCCTACTTAATAACATACTTGGTCTCATTctttgcttattttttttacgtttaCATACCTGCAATAAAAACACTTGCACAGAGCAAACCACATAAATAGACCCCCAAGTCCTTTGCCATCCTGACTCTGTTATCTGGGGTAAAAGAGAGAGACCCACTTCCTTAGCACAGGCAAACACTGCAAACTGATTAGTTATATAATATACAGACTTGTTTTTTGTGAGCTAAAATCAAGA contains:
- the LOC118110833 gene encoding uncharacterized protein LOC118110833, which gives rise to MAKDLGVYLCGLLCASVFIAAFPVAQITLGAVYMFECPAAPGIPVYVMVCGISALLVIGLFALPKLLCPAAPRNTLWTVCIISLLLFVFIWFLYGSFQIYSVFPPNYEKNIPDPNRVNNSVYAPPTPDNKVDLPLENQSLSNLNHTRIVYNNQTVRKLIQTLFLDNISNKTNRQHLNASQAQPVMASVAYCDKTVYMFAFWTTTLVYVLVGNALVISFCLCGFMKITDLLSNYLTA